A stretch of Neisseria subflava DNA encodes these proteins:
- a CDS encoding NADPH-dependent FMN reductase — protein sequence MSKKVSILVGSLRKGSFARKIAQNVISMFPEGYEAQIVEIGHLPLYNFDYDDPAVTDFPTPSSYTEFRETIKASAGVLFVTSENNRTVPACLKNAIDIGSKPNADVAWKKTPAGIISHSVGKMGGYSAQKNLRLALSYFDMPLTGQPEVFLGNSPTLFDDNGQLIESTRGFVQGYIDQLVALIEKNPK from the coding sequence ATGTCAAAGAAAGTCAGCATCTTGGTCGGCAGCCTGCGTAAAGGCTCGTTCGCACGAAAAATCGCACAAAACGTCATTTCCATGTTCCCCGAAGGCTACGAAGCGCAAATCGTCGAAATCGGCCATTTGCCTTTATACAACTTCGACTACGACGATCCTGCCGTTACCGACTTCCCCACTCCATCCAGCTATACCGAGTTCCGCGAAACCATCAAAGCCTCTGCCGGCGTATTGTTCGTGACTTCCGAAAACAACCGTACCGTACCGGCCTGCCTGAAAAACGCCATCGATATCGGCTCCAAACCCAATGCCGATGTTGCCTGGAAAAAAACACCTGCCGGCATCATCAGCCATTCTGTCGGTAAAATGGGCGGCTATAGCGCGCAAAAAAATCTGCGCCTTGCCCTTTCGTATTTCGATATGCCATTGACCGGCCAACCGGAAGTGTTCCTCGGCAACTCGCCTACCCTGTTTGACGACAACGGCCAGCTCATCGAATCCACGCGCGGCTTTGTTCAAGGATATATCGACCAATTGGTTGCCTTGATTGAGAAAAACCCTAAATAA
- a CDS encoding pilus assembly protein PilP — protein sequence MKKIILLLSLLPLAACTQSYEDLTQWMTQTRQEAKSKIIPFEEPTVTLPKPYSPPNFKGMNAFDSRRLDTAPKGGNAPDVNRPKETLEAFSLENMAFVGTLQSGGKVSGFIKVNDHVYTVYPGNYIGQNYGRIQSITEDKIILTEQVEDSYGNWVYRKAELPLSSKEADSSNSSDSSNSN from the coding sequence ATGAAAAAAATCATCTTACTCTTAAGTCTTCTTCCCTTGGCAGCCTGTACGCAAAGCTATGAAGATTTGACTCAATGGATGACGCAAACCCGTCAGGAAGCGAAATCCAAGATTATTCCGTTTGAAGAACCGACGGTTACATTGCCTAAGCCGTATAGCCCGCCGAACTTTAAAGGCATGAATGCGTTTGATTCACGCCGTTTGGACACTGCCCCTAAAGGTGGCAATGCGCCGGATGTGAACCGTCCGAAAGAAACATTGGAAGCCTTCAGTTTGGAAAATATGGCCTTTGTCGGAACGCTGCAAAGCGGTGGCAAAGTTTCCGGATTTATCAAGGTCAACGACCATGTTTATACCGTTTATCCCGGAAACTACATCGGTCAGAATTATGGCAGAATCCAAAGTATTACCGAAGATAAAATTATCTTGACCGAGCAAGTCGAAGACAGCTACGGCAACTGGGTATACCGGAAGGCCGAATTGCCATTGAGCAGTAAAGAGGCGGATTCTTCCAATAGCTCAGATAGTTCGAATTCAAATTAA
- a CDS encoding shikimate kinase, translating to MEKINGNLILIGLMGAGKTTLGKQLAQMFECPFYDSDYEICTSSGVSIPTIFEMEGEEGFRNRETNMLKKLASRRNIVLSTGGGSVLRSENRQILRQNGMVVYLHASPETLLERTRYDSNRPLLQVADPLVKLQELYDQRDTLYRQTAHLVIESDSCHKTLKRLMQALGE from the coding sequence ATGGAAAAAATCAACGGTAATTTAATTTTAATCGGGCTGATGGGCGCGGGCAAAACCACTTTGGGCAAGCAGCTTGCCCAAATGTTTGAATGCCCGTTTTACGACAGCGACTACGAAATCTGCACTTCTTCAGGCGTATCCATTCCGACTATTTTTGAGATGGAAGGGGAGGAAGGCTTCCGCAACCGCGAAACCAATATGCTGAAGAAGCTCGCTTCCCGGCGCAATATTGTTTTATCAACTGGTGGCGGCTCCGTATTACGCAGTGAAAACAGACAGATTTTGCGCCAAAACGGTATGGTTGTTTATCTGCATGCCAGCCCCGAAACCTTGCTGGAGCGTACCCGTTACGACAGCAACCGGCCGCTGTTGCAAGTTGCCGACCCTTTGGTCAAACTGCAAGAGCTGTATGACCAACGCGATACGCTGTACCGTCAAACCGCCCATCTCGTCATCGAATCCGACAGCTGTCACAAAACGCTCAAACGCCTGATGCAGGCTTTAGGCGAATAA
- the pilQ gene encoding type IV pilus secretin PilQ has protein sequence MKTKHMTKLFAGFSVALAIQTAFAGNITDINVSTLPDNQKIIKIRFDKDVTTPHGFVTSTPARIALDFANTNIRLPQPVLEYADPLLNQITAAQNNDRARVVLGLNKISQYNTEIRGNEVWVFVNESTDQTNAIVANERAATPSTARSAQTYQAVSAANIDFRKGARNSGIIELSAPGFSGQPDIKQQRDRVVVTLKNHTLPTQAQRSLDVADFNTPVQNVTLKRIGNSTQLIIRNNNANWDINTKASSGRFVFEVSPKAANTESGGLNQNANKSFKGRKISLDFQDVEVRTILQILAKESGVNIVASDTVKGTMTLSLKDVPWDQALDLVMQARNLDMRRQGNIINIAPRDELLAKDKAFLQAEKEIAELGPLYSQTFQLKYKNVEEFRKILRLEEYDSNNSNTRNTLLSNRGSALIDPATNTLIVTDNRGVIEKFRKLIDELDVPTRQVMVEARIVEAEDTFFRNLGVKFGSGGASGRNAWGSNWSNAQTNYNTNASFNRGDVGYRTWTLDPNVSLPTAAAVNSIALVRAFSSGALGLEISASEEQGKSKTISNPRVLTQDRKEAKIESGTEIPYQEASSSGATSITFKKAVLGLTVTPNITPDGQIIMTVKINRDTPIDCTVDSLTTKCINTKHLNTQAMVEDGGTLIVGGIYEEESTNAVNKVPVLGDIPVVGNLFKSRGKRENRRELLIFITPRIMDNVGNNLRY, from the coding sequence ATGAAAACCAAGCACATGACAAAATTATTTGCCGGCTTCAGCGTTGCCCTCGCTATTCAGACGGCCTTTGCAGGCAATATTACCGATATCAACGTTTCCACTTTGCCTGACAACCAAAAAATTATCAAAATCCGTTTCGACAAAGACGTCACTACACCTCATGGTTTTGTAACATCTACTCCGGCGCGTATCGCATTGGATTTTGCCAACACCAATATCCGTTTGCCTCAGCCTGTTTTGGAATATGCAGACCCATTGCTGAATCAAATTACTGCGGCACAAAACAATGACCGCGCACGCGTAGTTTTGGGTTTGAACAAAATCAGCCAATACAATACTGAAATTCGCGGCAACGAAGTTTGGGTATTTGTAAATGAATCTACTGATCAAACCAATGCGATCGTTGCAAATGAACGTGCGGCTACGCCGTCTACCGCGCGCTCTGCTCAGACTTATCAAGCCGTTTCAGCAGCCAATATCGATTTTCGCAAAGGCGCACGCAATTCCGGCATTATTGAATTGTCCGCCCCTGGTTTCAGCGGACAGCCGGACATTAAACAGCAGCGCGACCGCGTGGTTGTTACCTTGAAAAACCATACGCTGCCGACACAAGCGCAACGCAGTTTGGATGTGGCTGATTTCAATACCCCTGTACAAAACGTTACGCTCAAACGTATCGGCAATTCTACCCAGCTCATTATCCGCAACAATAATGCGAATTGGGACATCAATACCAAAGCCTCTTCCGGCCGTTTTGTATTTGAAGTATCGCCTAAAGCCGCCAATACCGAATCCGGCGGCTTGAACCAAAATGCAAACAAATCGTTCAAAGGCCGTAAAATTTCTTTGGATTTCCAAGATGTAGAAGTTCGTACCATCTTGCAGATTTTGGCAAAAGAATCCGGCGTGAATATTGTTGCCAGCGATACCGTCAAAGGCACCATGACCCTGTCTCTGAAAGATGTACCTTGGGATCAGGCTTTAGACTTGGTTATGCAGGCGCGCAATTTGGATATGCGCCGTCAAGGCAACATCATTAATATTGCGCCTCGCGATGAATTGTTGGCAAAAGACAAAGCCTTCTTGCAGGCTGAAAAAGAGATTGCCGAATTGGGTCCGCTGTATTCTCAAACCTTCCAGCTGAAATACAAAAATGTGGAAGAGTTCCGCAAAATTCTGCGTTTGGAAGAATACGACAGCAATAATTCCAACACCCGCAACACTCTGTTGAGCAACCGAGGCAGCGCCTTAATCGATCCTGCCACCAATACGCTGATCGTGACCGACAACCGCGGCGTGATTGAGAAATTCCGCAAACTGATTGATGAATTGGATGTTCCAACCCGTCAAGTAATGGTGGAAGCGCGTATTGTGGAAGCAGAAGATACCTTCTTCCGCAACTTGGGCGTTAAATTCGGTTCCGGTGGTGCAAGTGGCCGTAACGCATGGGGTAGCAACTGGAGCAATGCGCAAACCAACTACAATACCAATGCCTCGTTTAACCGTGGCGACGTAGGCTACCGCACATGGACTTTGGATCCGAATGTCAGTCTGCCGACCGCAGCCGCAGTCAACAGCATTGCGCTGGTGCGTGCGTTCTCGTCCGGTGCATTGGGCTTGGAAATCAGCGCGTCTGAAGAACAAGGTAAGAGCAAAACCATTTCCAATCCGCGCGTGCTGACACAAGACCGCAAAGAAGCTAAAATTGAATCCGGTACGGAAATTCCTTACCAAGAGGCTTCTTCCAGCGGTGCGACTTCGATTACCTTCAAGAAAGCCGTTTTGGGCTTGACCGTAACGCCGAACATTACGCCTGACGGTCAAATCATCATGACTGTGAAGATTAATCGCGATACCCCGATCGACTGTACCGTGGATTCTCTGACAACCAAGTGTATCAATACCAAGCACTTGAATACCCAAGCCATGGTTGAAGATGGCGGCACGCTGATTGTCGGCGGTATTTACGAAGAAGAAAGTACTAATGCAGTGAACAAAGTCCCTGTTTTGGGCGATATTCCTGTTGTCGGCAATCTGTTCAAATCACGTGGCAAACGTGAAAACCGCCGTGAGCTGTTGATCTTCATCACGCCGCGCATCATGGATAATGTGGGTAACAATCTGCGTTACTGA
- the aroB gene encoding 3-dehydroquinate synthase — protein MRTLTVQTPSHQYPIFIGHKLIEQADTLLQPYLGKKAAIITNETVAPLYLKQLQTALDRLGVPHFSIILPDGEEYKNWQTLNLIYDGLMQNRAERKTTLIALGGGVIGDMVGFAAATYQRGAPFIQVPTTLLSQVDSSVGGKTAINHPLGKNMIGAFYQPQAVLADLTALQTLPQRELSAGMAEVIKYGALGDAEFFAWLEENMADLMAQHQEKMAEAVYHCCKMKADIVAQDETEQGIRAWLNLGHTFGHAIEAEMGYGVWLHGEAVAAGCVLASRLSQILGKTQQADTDRIAALMEAASLPSAPPVFSFEKWIEHMSHDKKVSSGIMRFVGLEYLGKANITEITDMEILRQTLQPYL, from the coding sequence ATGCGCACACTGACTGTCCAAACCCCGTCACATCAATACCCCATCTTTATCGGGCATAAACTGATTGAGCAGGCAGATACGCTGCTTCAGCCCTATTTAGGCAAAAAAGCAGCCATTATTACCAACGAAACCGTTGCGCCGCTTTATCTCAAACAGCTTCAGACGGCCTTAGACAGACTGGGCGTGCCGCATTTCAGCATCATCCTTCCCGATGGCGAAGAATATAAAAACTGGCAGACGCTTAACCTGATTTACGATGGCCTGATGCAAAACCGTGCCGAACGCAAAACCACTTTAATCGCTTTGGGCGGCGGCGTGATAGGCGATATGGTCGGCTTTGCCGCGGCGACTTATCAGCGTGGCGCCCCTTTTATCCAAGTGCCGACCACATTGCTCAGCCAGGTCGATTCCTCGGTCGGCGGTAAAACCGCCATCAACCATCCGCTCGGTAAAAATATGATTGGCGCGTTCTACCAGCCGCAAGCCGTTTTGGCCGATTTGACCGCCCTGCAAACGCTGCCGCAACGCGAACTTTCCGCAGGCATGGCCGAAGTCATCAAATACGGCGCATTGGGCGATGCCGAATTTTTTGCCTGGTTGGAAGAAAATATGGCCGACCTAATGGCGCAACATCAAGAAAAAATGGCAGAAGCCGTTTATCATTGCTGCAAAATGAAGGCCGATATTGTTGCCCAAGACGAAACCGAGCAGGGCATCCGCGCATGGCTTAATCTCGGCCACACTTTCGGCCATGCCATCGAAGCTGAAATGGGCTACGGCGTATGGTTGCACGGCGAGGCTGTTGCCGCCGGCTGCGTCCTTGCTTCCCGTTTGTCGCAAATCTTGGGCAAAACCCAACAAGCTGATACCGACCGAATTGCCGCTTTAATGGAAGCCGCCTCCCTCCCGTCTGCGCCGCCTGTTTTCTCATTTGAAAAATGGATTGAACACATGAGCCACGATAAAAAAGTCAGCAGCGGCATCATGCGTTTTGTCGGTTTGGAATACTTGGGCAAAGCCAATATCACTGAAATTACCGATATGGAAATCCTCCGCCAAACCTTGCAGCCGTATTTGTGA
- the dacB gene encoding D-alanyl-D-alanine carboxypeptidase/D-alanyl-D-alanine endopeptidase, translated as MKLKSILSVSLMMAVCPSWALDFGRIPENEISVYVQELDSGKVIAEHRADELRNPASTMKLVTAFTAFRMLGGDYRWKTEFKTNGSIKGDTLKGNVYWVGSGDPVFNQHDLVQMQQQMRDKGIRHIDGHLILDRSLWGDVKNPDDFASDSAESFMTPPDPNMLAYKTVELRAEKEEDGSLVIRTNPPLPNLNIQNKLTLENKEGKCGVLKNHMKTSYKNNTLTVSGKLPESCLGQELYLNMYSMKEYVGRSFVNQWRQQGGTVSDGLTTGVAPHDAHVLASHLSKPLTDILTDMNKHSNNLIARSVFLKFAGNMSDYKLAQAKAASIVKSELAVAGINTEGLVLENGSGLSRVERLNARMMAQMLEKAYFSPFKNEFISTLPIAGKDGTLKTRLKQPGENLRLKTGTLKDVRALAGYWLGEKPLLVVVIINSQKSTDYLRDLDKLVSKIVQPGGEHWIDAKASCMIRYQA; from the coding sequence ATGAAGTTAAAAAGTATTTTATCAGTCAGCCTGATGATGGCGGTTTGTCCGTCATGGGCTTTGGATTTCGGGCGCATTCCTGAAAATGAAATTTCCGTTTATGTACAGGAATTGGACAGCGGCAAAGTGATTGCCGAACACCGTGCCGATGAATTGCGCAATCCTGCTTCGACCATGAAGCTGGTAACGGCGTTTACCGCGTTTCGTATGTTGGGCGGCGATTATCGTTGGAAAACTGAGTTTAAAACCAACGGCTCAATCAAAGGTGATACGCTGAAAGGCAACGTGTATTGGGTGGGGAGCGGCGATCCTGTGTTTAACCAGCATGATTTGGTGCAAATGCAGCAACAGATGCGCGATAAGGGCATACGCCATATTGACGGACATCTGATACTCGACCGCAGCCTGTGGGGCGATGTGAAGAATCCGGATGATTTTGCTTCCGATTCTGCCGAAAGCTTTATGACGCCGCCTGACCCTAATATGTTGGCGTATAAAACCGTTGAACTCCGTGCTGAAAAAGAAGAAGACGGAAGCTTGGTCATCCGTACCAATCCTCCGCTGCCGAATCTGAACATTCAAAACAAATTGACGCTTGAGAATAAAGAAGGGAAGTGCGGTGTTTTAAAAAATCACATGAAGACTTCCTATAAAAACAATACGCTGACTGTATCGGGCAAGCTGCCGGAAAGCTGCTTGGGTCAAGAGTTATATCTGAATATGTACAGCATGAAAGAATATGTCGGCAGAAGTTTTGTGAACCAATGGCGCCAACAAGGCGGTACGGTTTCAGACGGCCTGACAACAGGTGTCGCGCCTCATGATGCGCATGTGTTGGCAAGCCATCTATCCAAACCGCTTACCGATATCCTCACCGATATGAACAAGCATTCCAATAATCTGATTGCCCGTTCGGTTTTCCTTAAATTTGCCGGAAATATGTCTGATTACAAGCTGGCGCAGGCCAAGGCCGCGTCTATCGTAAAAAGCGAGCTGGCGGTTGCCGGTATCAATACGGAAGGGCTGGTGTTGGAAAACGGCTCAGGCCTGTCCCGTGTCGAACGGCTCAATGCGCGAATGATGGCGCAAATGTTGGAAAAAGCCTACTTCAGCCCGTTTAAAAACGAGTTTATCAGTACGCTGCCGATTGCCGGTAAAGACGGCACGCTTAAAACACGCTTGAAACAGCCCGGTGAAAACCTGCGCCTCAAAACCGGTACGCTTAAAGATGTCCGCGCATTGGCAGGGTATTGGTTGGGCGAAAAGCCGTTGCTGGTTGTCGTGATTATCAACAGCCAAAAATCAACCGATTATTTACGCGACTTGGATAAGCTGGTGTCTAAAATTGTTCAGCCCGGTGGCGAACATTGGATTGATGCTAAGGCCTCCTGCATGATTAGGTATCAGGCTTGA
- a CDS encoding sensor histidine kinase translates to MQRLIHTIKQSLQVKISLALICMLLPLSILAGIFSYYDTYHETQEVQDDLLRQVANYLDPSDADDEKHSLDNDNKISVQFPNTPNPIVSLPEKISDGLHTIQADDDDDYYRVYTRDTKQGRIAVMQESDYREELAEMAAVQSILPMLLALPLIILLTVWITHRAMRSVKTLSNDLEQRQINDLSPMDTKAIPSEIQGFVVAINNLLQRTDENVRQQQRFIADAAHELRSPMTALSLQAERLNNMQLSAEAREQSTLLQQSIQRNRHLLEQLLSLARAQAPETQRPKTLISLQNQFRRVLQELMPLALAKGQDIGVAVENDCQIHADDTEIYTLIKTFADNAIRYTPKGGRIDLGFDETAEYLNIWVEDDGPGIPPSERQRVIDPFYRILGTEQQGTGLGLSIANTIVKRHQGRLKLADSRRFDSGLLIIAELDKKTL, encoded by the coding sequence ATGCAACGCCTTATCCACACCATCAAACAATCCCTGCAAGTCAAGATCAGCCTCGCCCTGATCTGTATGCTCCTGCCCCTCTCCATCCTTGCAGGCATATTTTCATATTACGATACTTATCACGAGACCCAAGAGGTTCAAGACGACCTGTTGCGCCAAGTCGCGAACTATCTCGACCCGAGCGATGCCGATGACGAGAAACACTCGCTAGACAACGACAACAAAATTTCCGTTCAATTTCCCAATACGCCCAACCCCATTGTCAGCCTGCCTGAAAAGATTTCAGACGGCCTGCACACCATTCAGGCCGATGACGACGACGATTACTACCGCGTTTATACCCGCGACACCAAGCAAGGCCGCATCGCCGTCATGCAGGAAAGCGACTATCGCGAAGAGCTGGCCGAAATGGCCGCCGTGCAGAGCATCCTCCCCATGCTCCTCGCCCTGCCCCTGATTATCCTGCTTACCGTCTGGATTACCCACCGCGCCATGCGTTCCGTCAAAACCCTGTCCAACGATTTAGAACAGCGCCAAATCAACGACCTCTCACCGATGGACACGAAAGCCATTCCCAGCGAAATCCAAGGCTTTGTCGTCGCCATCAACAACCTGTTGCAACGTACCGACGAAAACGTCCGCCAACAGCAACGCTTTATCGCCGATGCCGCACACGAATTGCGCAGCCCCATGACCGCCCTTTCCCTTCAGGCAGAGCGGCTCAACAATATGCAGCTGTCCGCCGAAGCGCGCGAGCAGTCTACCCTGTTGCAACAAAGCATACAGCGCAACCGCCACCTGCTCGAGCAACTCCTTTCCCTCGCACGCGCCCAAGCACCCGAAACCCAACGCCCCAAAACCCTGATCAGCCTGCAAAACCAGTTCCGCCGCGTCTTGCAGGAACTCATGCCGCTGGCGTTGGCCAAAGGTCAAGACATCGGTGTCGCCGTTGAAAACGACTGCCAAATCCACGCCGACGACACCGAAATCTACACCCTCATCAAAACCTTTGCCGACAACGCCATCCGCTATACCCCCAAAGGCGGCCGTATCGATTTGGGCTTTGATGAAACCGCCGAATACCTCAACATCTGGGTGGAAGACGACGGCCCCGGCATTCCCCCAAGCGAACGCCAACGCGTTATCGACCCCTTCTACCGCATTCTCGGCACCGAACAACAAGGCACCGGCCTGGGGCTTTCCATCGCAAACACCATTGTCAAACGCCATCAAGGCCGTCTGAAACTGGCAGACAGCCGACGCTTTGACAGCGGCTTGCTAATTATTGCCGAGTTGGATAAAAAGACGCTTTAA
- a CDS encoding MFS transporter, translating to MHASDSQEGETAHEYYADNPDFPAKTIVATLFIGAFFGYLNDTLLNVALTPIMKDFGVDKTTVQWLTTGFLLVMGAFTPITAGVIQWFETRKMVLFTQVTFLAGSLICAFAPTFGVLVVGRMVQAVSAAFFVPLLFNGVLSIFPPNKRGTAMGVITMMFTAAPAMGPTLSGIIIDHTHWRVLFGFTAPFMLAAMVLVGKYLTVNLSNISRPKIDMLSAVLSIAGFGGLVYASSNFAHMPLVEFILLFAASVVLVGWFAHRQFRLATPLLNLRAFEYKQFRCCVVILAGAIFLFLGLELMVPMYTQQVLMLTGTATGLILMPASIAQAVAAPLFGKLLDKKGGRFVVLPATVMLVVSLAVLWLFLRIDTQVVMLTAMFTLLALSVSACVTGETHGLNALPKTLNPHGAAILTTINPIAGAIGAAFFVGATNIGEKLSSADMPQQAMLDGIHLAMGCALGVGVMVVMFALRLKAHQK from the coding sequence ATGCACGCTTCTGATTCGCAAGAGGGCGAAACGGCACACGAATACTATGCCGACAATCCCGACTTTCCAGCTAAAACCATTGTCGCCACCTTATTCATCGGCGCATTTTTCGGCTATCTCAACGACACGCTGCTGAATGTCGCGCTCACGCCGATTATGAAAGATTTCGGTGTCGATAAGACCACGGTTCAATGGCTGACGACGGGCTTTTTGCTGGTCATGGGGGCATTTACGCCGATTACGGCAGGCGTGATTCAATGGTTTGAAACACGCAAAATGGTGCTGTTTACGCAGGTGACGTTTTTAGCCGGCTCGCTGATTTGCGCGTTTGCACCGACGTTTGGCGTATTGGTGGTCGGGCGTATGGTGCAGGCAGTGTCTGCCGCGTTTTTTGTCCCGCTTTTGTTTAATGGCGTATTGTCGATTTTCCCGCCCAACAAGCGCGGAACGGCGATGGGCGTGATTACCATGATGTTTACCGCCGCGCCTGCAATGGGGCCGACGCTGTCGGGCATCATCATCGACCATACGCATTGGCGCGTGCTGTTCGGTTTTACCGCGCCGTTTATGTTGGCGGCGATGGTGCTGGTGGGCAAATATTTGACGGTCAATTTGAGCAACATCAGCCGTCCGAAAATCGATATGTTGTCGGCTGTGCTGTCGATTGCGGGCTTCGGCGGGCTGGTTTATGCGAGCAGTAATTTTGCCCATATGCCGCTGGTGGAATTTATCCTGCTCTTTGCCGCTTCCGTTGTGCTGGTGGGGTGGTTTGCGCACCGTCAATTCCGTTTGGCCACGCCGTTGTTGAACCTTCGTGCGTTTGAATACAAACAGTTCAGATGTTGTGTTGTGATTTTGGCCGGTGCGATATTCCTGTTCTTGGGCTTGGAACTGATGGTGCCGATGTACACGCAGCAAGTGTTGATGCTGACCGGGACGGCAACCGGCCTGATTCTGATGCCTGCCAGTATTGCACAAGCGGTTGCCGCGCCTTTGTTCGGCAAATTGTTGGACAAAAAGGGCGGACGTTTTGTCGTCTTGCCTGCAACAGTGATGCTGGTGGTGTCGTTGGCGGTATTGTGGCTGTTTTTGCGGATTGATACGCAAGTGGTGATGTTGACGGCGATGTTTACGCTGTTGGCACTTTCCGTGTCTGCTTGTGTAACCGGCGAAACCCATGGTCTGAACGCGTTGCCGAAAACACTCAATCCGCACGGTGCGGCGATTCTGACCACCATCAACCCGATTGCCGGTGCCATCGGCGCGGCGTTTTTCGTCGGTGCGACCAATATCGGCGAGAAACTTTCCAGCGCAGATATGCCGCAACAGGCAATGTTGGACGGTATCCATTTGGCGATGGGTTGCGCTTTGGGTGTCGGTGTTATGGTCGTCATGTTTGCTTTGCGTTTGAAAGCGCATCAGAAATAA
- a CDS encoding IS5 family transposase, which yields MSTFFQQTAQAMIAKHIDRFPLLKLDQVIDWQPIEQYLNRQRTRYLRDHRGRPAYPLVSMFKAVLLGQWHSLSDPELEHSLITRIDFNLFCRFDELSIPDYSTLCRYRNWLAQDNTLSELLELINRQLTEKGLKVEKASAAVVDATIIQTAGSKQRQAIEVDEEEQVSGQTTPSKDSDARWIKKNGLYKLGYKQHTRTDAEGYIEKLHITPANAHECKHLSPLLEGLPKGTTVYADKGYDSEENWQHLEEHQLLDGIMRKAHRNRPLTEAQTKRNRYLSKTRYVVEQSFGTLHRKFRYARAAYFGLIKVSAQSHLKAMCLNLLKAANRLSAPVAA from the coding sequence ATGAGCACCTTCTTCCAGCAAACCGCCCAAGCCATGATTGCCAAACACATCGACCGTTTCCCACTATTGAAGTTGGATCAGGTGATTGATTGGCAGCCGATCGAACAATACCTGAATCGTCAAAGAACCCGTTACCTTAGAGACCACCGCGGCCGTCCCGCCTATCCCCTGGTGTCCATGTTCAAAGCCGTCCTGCTCGGCCAATGGCACAGCCTCTCCGATCCCGAACTCGAACACAGCCTCATCACCCGTATCGACTTCAACCTGTTTTGCCGTTTTGACGAACTGAGTATCCCCGATTACAGCACCTTATGCCGCTACCGCAACTGGCTGGCGCAAGACAACACCCTGTCCGAACTGCTGGAACTGATTAACCGCCAACTGACCGAAAAAGGCTTAAAAGTAGAGAAAGCATCCGCCGCCGTTGTTGACGCCACCATTATTCAGACCGCCGGCAGCAAACAACGCCAGGCCATAGAAGTTGATGAAGAAGAGCAAGTCAGCGGCCAAACCACACCGAGTAAAGACAGCGATGCCCGTTGGATAAAGAAAAACGGCCTCTACAAACTCGGTTACAAACAACATACCCGTACCGATGCGGAAGGCTATATAGAGAAACTGCACATTACCCCTGCCAATGCCCATGAGTGCAAACATCTGTCGCCTTTGTTGGAAGGGTTACCCAAAGGTACGACCGTCTATGCCGACAAAGGCTACGACAGTGAGGAAAACTGGCAACATCTGGAAGAGCATCAGTTGTTAGACGGTATTATGCGCAAAGCACACCGCAACCGTCCGCTGACGGAAGCGCAAACCAAACGCAACCGATATTTGTCGAAGACCCGTTATGTGGTCGAACAAAGCTTCGGTACGCTGCACCGTAAATTCCGCTACGCCCGGGCAGCCTATTTCGGGTTGATTAAAGTGAGTGCGCAAAGCCATCTGAAGGCGATGTGTTTGAACCTTTTGAAAGCCGCCAACAGGCTAAGTGCGCCTGTTGCTGCCTAA
- a CDS encoding response regulator, which produces MRVLLVEDDAMIAQAVSANLKDTGYAVDWVSRGSEVAAAVAAQAYDLLLLDLGLPGKDGLDVLAQIRNGGCTVPILIVTARDDLHSRLNGLDGGADDYIVKPFDMAELQARMRAVLRRHGGQAQTLLSNGIITLNPSTHQAEVVGQEQAIMLSNKEFAVLQALLLRPGMILSRSDLEDKIYGWGEEVESNAVDFLIHALRKKLGKEAIQNVRGVGWLVAQNNQAV; this is translated from the coding sequence ATGCGCGTATTATTGGTTGAAGACGATGCCATGATTGCCCAAGCCGTCAGTGCCAATCTGAAAGACACCGGCTACGCTGTCGATTGGGTCAGCCGCGGTTCGGAAGTTGCCGCAGCAGTGGCGGCGCAAGCATACGATTTGCTGCTCTTGGATTTGGGTTTGCCCGGCAAAGACGGTTTGGACGTATTGGCGCAAATCCGCAACGGCGGCTGTACCGTTCCCATCTTAATCGTGACCGCACGCGACGATTTGCACAGCCGGCTCAACGGCCTAGACGGCGGCGCAGACGACTACATCGTCAAACCCTTCGACATGGCGGAACTGCAAGCCCGTATGCGCGCCGTATTGCGCCGACACGGCGGACAGGCGCAAACGCTGCTGAGCAACGGCATCATCACACTCAACCCTTCCACCCATCAGGCGGAAGTAGTCGGGCAGGAACAGGCCATCATGCTCAGCAACAAAGAATTTGCCGTCCTCCAAGCCCTGCTGCTGCGTCCGGGCATGATTCTGTCGCGCAGCGATTTGGAAGACAAAATCTACGGCTGGGGTGAAGAAGTTGAAAGCAACGCCGTTGACTTCCTGATTCACGCCTTACGCAAAAAACTCGGCAAAGAAGCGATTCAAAACGTCCGCGGGGTCGGCTGGCTGGTTGCACAAAACAACCAGGCCGTCTGA